The proteins below are encoded in one region of bacterium:
- the hemW gene encoding radical SAM family heme chaperone HemW codes for MTAFGLYLHIPYCDSKCPYCDFNSYAAKQWPERAYAAALIAEMRAAAAQPAWAAGRVQTIFFGGGTPSLFAPATIAELLAAARAAWPVAADAEITLEANPGTVDEAKLRGFRQAGVNRISFGVQSFHDQHLRTLGRIHSAAEARAAIAAARAAGFANLNLDLIFAVPGQTAEQWNADLQTAVELAPEHISAYGLTYEEGTAFHAQRRSGALTPLPEEAEVAMFTQTRRVLAASGYDAYEISNFARPGRACAHNLNYWRAGAYLGLGAGAHSFAPHPAPGRRWGNEKSPVRYTERATASGTARASEEQLSEAQARGEIAFLGLRCTDGFALDEFAARFGCDAASAFPHLDRLVRDGLVEIAGDRCRLTARGLLVADSVFATFL; via the coding sequence GTGACGGCGTTCGGGCTCTACCTGCACATTCCCTACTGCGACTCGAAGTGCCCGTACTGCGACTTCAATTCCTACGCCGCGAAGCAGTGGCCCGAGCGCGCCTACGCGGCGGCGCTGATCGCCGAGATGCGCGCCGCGGCCGCCCAGCCGGCGTGGGCCGCTGGCCGCGTGCAGACCATCTTCTTCGGCGGCGGCACGCCCTCGCTCTTCGCGCCCGCGACCATCGCGGAGCTGCTCGCCGCGGCGCGCGCGGCCTGGCCGGTGGCCGCCGATGCCGAGATCACGCTCGAAGCCAATCCGGGCACCGTCGACGAGGCGAAACTGCGCGGCTTTCGCCAGGCGGGGGTGAATCGCATCAGTTTCGGCGTCCAGTCGTTCCACGACCAGCACCTGAGGACGCTGGGCCGCATCCACAGCGCCGCCGAGGCGAGAGCGGCGATCGCGGCGGCGCGCGCCGCCGGCTTCGCGAACCTGAATCTGGATCTGATCTTCGCCGTGCCGGGGCAGACCGCCGAGCAGTGGAACGCCGACCTGCAGACCGCGGTCGAGCTGGCGCCCGAGCACATCTCGGCTTACGGGCTCACCTATGAAGAGGGCACGGCCTTTCACGCCCAGCGGCGCAGCGGCGCGCTGACGCCGCTGCCGGAGGAGGCCGAGGTGGCGATGTTCACCCAGACGCGGCGCGTCCTCGCGGCGAGCGGGTACGACGCCTACGAGATCTCCAACTTCGCCCGCCCCGGACGCGCCTGCGCCCACAACCTCAACTACTGGCGCGCCGGCGCCTATCTCGGCCTCGGCGCCGGTGCGCATTCGTTCGCCCCGCACCCGGCGCCGGGGCGCCGCTGGGGCAACGAGAAGTCGCCGGTGCGCTACACGGAGCGCGCCACCGCCAGCGGCACGGCGCGTGCGAGCGAGGAACAGCTCAGCGAGGCGCAGGCGCGCGGCGAGATCGCCTTCCTCGGCCTGCGCTGCACGGATGGCTTCGCCCTCGACGAATTCGCGGCGCGCTTCGGCTGCGACGCCGCCTCCGCGTTCCCGCACCTCGATCGCCTGGTGCGCGACGGCCTGGTGGAGATCGCCGGCGACCGCTGCCGCCTGACGGCGCGCGGCCTGCTGGTCGCCGACTCG